CGCATGAGTGCTCCCAGTCGGGTCATGTTTTCCACTTCCACCTTTGGTGCCTTGCTGCGCCGGGACCGCGCTGACCACGAGCGCGCAAGGCGGATATACGAACAGCTTCTCGACTGCGAAGCTGAGCTATGGACGACGAACTACACTCTCTTGGAACTCGCTCACACCTATGACCGCGACACACTGACCAAGCTGTTGAGTGCAGTGGACGAGTTCTTCCATATCATGTGGGTAGGCCAGCCACTGCACTCGGAGGCGCGGCACCAGTACCTAGCGCAACCAGACTTACGGGCATCGTTTTCGGAAGTCATCTCTGAGGTTGCCGCGCGCAGAATCGGAGCGATTCCCTTCCCGATCGCGCGTACATCATGTGATCAGGGCACGGGTACGTGTCACACCTCTGATCACACCGAGGGCACGTAATCGCCAGATGCACGAGTGCTATGGCTCACCATGCGATCCTTGAAGTGGCAGATGCGGTGCCACATGCGTGCCAGACACGCGATGGAGCGCCACACGATGGAGGTGTAAGCCCTGTAGTATCCAACGCTTGGCAATGGCGAGGGAATCGGGCGGCGCGAAAGGGTGTCGCGGGTGAGGCGCGGCCGCGGGGCGAGCGCCCATGCTTGCTCATTCCTGAGGGGGAGGAAGTGAGCAAGTATGGGTGGAATGGCGAGGATCGGCGATTCTCGCCGTTCCGGCCATACCGGCTCTGTGGGGGCGGTGAGCGAGTATGGAGGGGGCGGCCGCGGAGCGGCCAAGAGGGGCGTCCCACACGCGGAGCGCAGGGACGAGGGGAAGTGTCGGCTCCACCGAGAAGGGCGTAGATGGCTCACCAGGCGGGCTTGCGCTCGGAGCGCTCGATGAGGGGCTCGACGCGGCAGGCGACGTCGGGGGCTTTGACCAGGGGCGAGAGCTGGAGGACCAGGCCGGCGCCATCGGCCGTGGCCTGGGCTTCGGTGATGGTGCCGCCGTTGTAGGTGTCCCACCACTCGATGCGGTACGGGCCGGGCCGGAGGCCGGGGAGCCGGAAGGCGAAGGGTTCGAGGAGCCGAGCAGGTTCCTTCTTGACGAGTCGGCGGTGCCAGGTGTTGCGGCGGTCCTGGAACCAGAGGAGGGCCTGGGCGTCGGTGCGGAGGCCGACGATGCGGAGGTTGCCGCGCTCGTCGTCGCGGACGGGCTGCCAGGGCTGCCCTGTCCAGTCCACGCCGGCGAGGAACCGGCCGAGGGCGCGGTAGTGGTAGTAGAGGTCGTTGGGCTCGACGTAGTTGTCCCACCACCAGAGCATGGGAGCGCCGGCAGCGCCGCCGAGGGAGGAGGCCCAGAGGGCGTTGTGGAGGTGGATGCCGGTGCGGTCGAGGGCGTTGAGGCGGTTGTCGCTGCCGGTGGGGTGGAAGCCGAATTCGGCGATGAGGTAGGGCTTGCGGAACTGCTCGAAGTCCTGCGCCTGGTCGAGCACGAGGGCGGCGGCGTCGTATTGTTTGGGCGTGGGCTCCCAGCCGTCGTGGATGTAGGCGTGGAGCTGGACGAAGTCGAGCGCGGGCATGGCCCAGAACTCGGGCCAGTCGGTGTAGGCGGCGAGGGTGTTGGTGACGAGGTGCTGATAGGGGTCAGTGCGGTGCAGTTCGGCGGCCATCTGGGCGGTCCAGTCGAGCATGTAGGGCTCCTTGCGCGAGAGCAGCTTGCCGCGCTCGCTGGGCGCGTAGTCCATCTCGTTCCAGAACTCCCAGGCCATGATCTGGGGGGCGTGGGCCCATCGGGCGACGATGTAGCGGAGGCGGCGGCGGTAGTGGGTCTTGGCTTCGTCGCTGGTGAAGAAGTCAGCGGGATTGTCACACATGCCGCCGTGGGCGCGCCAGTAGGGGCTGTGGCGGCGCTGGGCGAAGTCGTAGAAGTTGTCGAAGCAGAGTTTGAAGGCGAGGCCGTAGGTGCGGGCGAAGCCGACGATGTGGTCGAGGCGCCAGGCGTTGTCGAGGCGGTAGTCGTCGAGCCTGGCGCCCTCGAGTTCGAGGCTCCAGGAGCACATCCAGATGCGGGTGAAGTTTTCGTGGGCGGCGGCCATGCGGCGGAAGTAGTTGTCGTAGTCGTAGGTCTTGAGCTGCGAGTCGGCCCAGCAGATGTTGTGGCCGATGGGGAAGTAGGGCTTGCCCGTCGAGTATTCGAAGTAGCGGGGGTTTCGCCGGCTGACACGGATGAAGCCGGGGCTTCGCGAGTCGGTGGCGACGAATTCACGCGCCTCCGTGCGGGCTTCGCCGCCGCGGGTCTTCACTGCAACCGTGTAGAGGTGCGGGCCAGCGAGGGTCGGCGTGTAGCGGATCTTCCAGACTCGCTCGCCGCGGGGCTTGAGCTGCTCCTTGCCGTCCTTGAGGGTCCGCTCGTAGTCCTGGTAGAGGAAGCCCTCGACGGTGCGGGAGCGGCCCGAGCGGTCGGCCACGGTGGCCGTCAGGGCGATGTCGTCGGGGTCGTAGGGGTTGTGGAAGGCGGCGTCGAGGTCTACCGTGAGTTCGAGCGGGTCGAAGAGGCGCACGGCAGAGGCGGAGGGGGCGACGCGGAGGATTCTGGGCGCCGCCGTTTGGCCGGCGCGGATCGAGGCGAGGGGGAGCAGGAGCGCGGAGCAACAGACTGCGAGGGCGTGCTTCATAGGGCTCTTTTCTGGTTGCGTTCGTCGCGATCCTATCAGGCCGCGGGCGGGAAAGCAACGTGTCGGGGGCGCCTAGAAGTTCAGGAACTTGATGCGCGAAACGACGTCCTGCTGCGAGAGCTTGCGGTCGAGGGGCAGAAGAGCGTAGGCGCCGTGGGCGTCCTTGCTGTCAATGACCACGAGGTGCGGGTTGGGCGTGGTGTAGCCCTTCTGGCACGGGTGGTGGCCGCAGACGATGAGGTCTACGCCCATGCGCTCGGCGAAGGCGGCGCTGGTGGGCCGCGCGATGTCGCGGCCCCAGGCCATGCGGAAGGCGGGGGAGTCGCGGCCGATGTCGGCCTCGCGGGTGGCCTGGGTGAACAACGCGCGGTCGAAAAGGTGCACGTACTTACCGTCGGGCAGCGAGTGGCACAGGAGGATGCCGTGGGCGGTGACGGCGGCCCAGGGGAGCGAGCGGAGGAAGCGGTTGTAGGCCTTGCGGATGACGTCGGCGTTGAATTGGTAGGCCTCCTGGAGGGCCGTGTTGAAGACGCTGAGGACCGAGCGCCCCTGCTTCATGATCTCGAGGCCGCAGAGCTCGGCGATGTCGTGGTTGCCGAGCAGGAAGTGCACCTGGCCGGGATAGACGGTCTTGTAGATGGCGGCCTCTTCGAGGAGCTGGTACGAGCGGTCGGGGGTGTCGGCGTACATCGCGTGCAGCAGTTCCTGGAGGAGGATGTGGCGCTGGGGATGGTGGCCGAGGTCGGCGATGCGGGTGATGCGGCGGAAGTTCGAGAGGTTGCCGTGGAGGTCGCCGGTGGCCATCAGCTCGCCTGTGCGGGGGAGCTCGAGGAGGCGGCCGCGCAGGCAGGGGTCCTGCTCGTTCATCGCGGCGGCGCGGGCCATGAGGTCCATCACGTAGTCGGGCGGCCGGGGTGCGGGCTCGACAGGCTCGTGTTCCACGTCTCAGTCCTCCGGGGGGAAAGGCTCGTGGGGCCGGGCGTTGGCCAGGCGCTCGCGGAGCAGGGAGTGGCGTTCGCGGATGCGGTCGTTGCGCACGGCGATGGCGATGGCCCGTTTCGTGCCGACGAGGACCACGAGGCGCCGGCCGCGCGTGACCGCGGTGTAGAGGAGGTTGCGTTGGAGCATCATGTAGTGCTGGGTGAGGATGGGCACGACCACGGCGGGGTACTCGCAGCCCTGGGACTTGTGGATGGTGATGGCGTAGGCGGGCACGAGTTCGTCGAGTTCGTCGGGGCCGTAGGCCAGCTCGCGCTCGTCGAGGCGCACAATCACCTGCCCCGCGTCAGGGCGGGCCTCGAGCACGCGGCCGAGGTCGCCGTTGAAGACCTCTTTGTCGTAGTTGTTGCGGATCTGCATGACCTTGTCGCCGGGGCGGAAGCCGCGCCCGCCGGGCGTCTCGGCGGGATTGAGCCGCTCGCGGAGCCGCTCGTTGAGGGCCTGGGCGCCCACGGCGCCGCGGTGCATGGGGGCCAGCACCTGGATATCGTCCACGGGGTCGAGGCCGTAGGCGGCGGGCAGGCGGCGCGCGACGAGGTCGAGCACCGTCTCCGCCGCCTCCTCGGGGTCGGCGCGCTCCAGGAAGAAGAAGTCCCGGGCAGGCCCCTCGCCGGGGCCGTTGAGGGCCGGCATCTCGCCGCGGTTGATGCGGTGAGCGTTGCCGACGATGAGGCTGTGGGCCTCCTGGCGGAAGATGTCGGTGAGGCGCGCCACGGCGGCCACGCCCGAGGCGATGACGTCGCGCAGCACGCTGCCGGGCCCGACCGACGGGAGCTGGTCCACGTCGCCCACGAGCACGAGGACAGTCTGCGGGCTGAGCGCGCGGGCGAGATGGCAGGTGAGCAGGAGGTCGAGCATGGACGCCTCGTCCACGATCACCACGTCGGCCTGAAGGGGGTTCCGCTCGTTGTATTCGAAGGCGCTGGTGCGCGGCTGGTATTTGAGGAGGCGATGAATGGTCATGGCGTCGGTGCGGGTGACCTCGGCGAGGCGCTTGGCGGCGCGGCCGGTGGGCGCGCCGAGGGCGACCCGCAGCCGCCGCGCCTGGAAGATCTCGACCAGGCAGCGGAGCACGGTGGTCTTGCCCACGCCCGGGCCGCCGGTGATGACGGTGAGCTTGCTGGCCACGGCCTTGCGCAGGGCATCCTGCTGCCCGGGCGGGAGCTGGATGCGGACCTGACGCTGGACCCACTCGACCGCCCTGCCCGCGTCAATGGGCGGAAATGGGGCGGGCGTAGCGGCCAGCTCCGCGAGCCTCTGGGCGACGCCCGTCTCGGCCGCGTGCAGGGCGGGCAGGTAGACGGGACGCAACGGGTGGGCATCGTCCACCACCAGCTCGCCGCCGACGCGCTGGGCCTCGATGGCGGCCTCGACCTGCTCGACGGGCACCTCGAGCATGCGGCTCGCTGCCTCGGCGAGGGTCCGCTGGGGATAGCAGGCGTGGCCGTCGTCGCCCAGCTCGCGCAGCGCGTGCACCACTCCGGCGGCGGCGCGCTGGGGCGAGTCGTGCGGGATGCCCAGGTTGGCCGCGATGCGATCGGCGGTGCGGAACCCCACGCCGAAGATGTCGGCGGCCAGGCGATAGGGGTTGTCGCGCACGATCGAGATGGCCGAGCTGCCGTACGTCTTGTAGATTCGCGCCCCCACGGCGGGCGAGACGCCGTACTCGTGGAGGAACACCATCACTTCGCGCAGGCCCTTCTGCGCGCCGTAGGCCTCGATGATCTGCTGCTGGCGCTTACGTCCGATGCCCTCCACCTCGCGCAGCCGCTCGGGCTGGTGCTCGATAACGTCGAGCGTCGCCTCGCCAAAGCGCTTGACGAGCCGGGCGGCCAGCTCCGGGCCGATGCCGGGCACGAGGCCCGAGCCGAGGTAGCGCTGGATGCCCCGCGCGCTCGTGGGGGCCACGACCTCGTAGTGCTCGACCTCGAACTGGCGGCCGTGGGTCTTGTGGGTAACCCAGCGGCCCTCGAGGCGCAGCACCTCGCCCTCCTTGAGCTCCAGCAGCTTGCCCACGGCGGTGACGAGTCCCCCCCGCCCCTCCGGGCGCACGCGCGCCACCGCGTACGCGCGGTCGGGCGCCGAGAAGACCACGCGCTCGACCGTGCCCTGGAACGACTCGGCCCCTTCGGGGGACTTGAAGAGCGACATTCCTGGCTCCGGCGCTCCCAGCGCCGCACGGATTATAGCCCGCCCGCCGGAACGTGTCAACGACTTGATCCGCCGCGGGATTCGGGTATGATGCACGGGCCGTCCACCTGCAACGGAGAGCGCGGCGTGGAGTTGCGCCGAACCTACCGCACCATCGAGCAGCGGCTACGCGAGCTGGCCACCGAGCCGCTCGAGACCCTGCTGGGCCTCTGCGGCGAGGCGCCCGCCGCCTATGCCGATGGCGCGCCGTTCGAGGACGACCCCGCCCTGCGCCGCCTCCTGAGCCGCCTGGGGCTGATCCCGCGCGCCCGCTCAGCGGCCAACCTCTACGACACCGTGAGCCGCATGGCCGAGGCGGCCGGGGAGCGCGCAGCCACGG
This window of the Planctomycetota bacterium genome carries:
- a CDS encoding DUF5060 domain-containing protein: MKHALAVCCSALLLPLASIRAGQTAAPRILRVAPSASAVRLFDPLELTVDLDAAFHNPYDPDDIALTATVADRSGRSRTVEGFLYQDYERTLKDGKEQLKPRGERVWKIRYTPTLAGPHLYTVAVKTRGGEARTEAREFVATDSRSPGFIRVSRRNPRYFEYSTGKPYFPIGHNICWADSQLKTYDYDNYFRRMAAAHENFTRIWMCSWSLELEGARLDDYRLDNAWRLDHIVGFARTYGLAFKLCFDNFYDFAQRRHSPYWRAHGGMCDNPADFFTSDEAKTHYRRRLRYIVARWAHAPQIMAWEFWNEMDYAPSERGKLLSRKEPYMLDWTAQMAAELHRTDPYQHLVTNTLAAYTDWPEFWAMPALDFVQLHAYIHDGWEPTPKQYDAAALVLDQAQDFEQFRKPYLIAEFGFHPTGSDNRLNALDRTGIHLHNALWASSLGGAAGAPMLWWWDNYVEPNDLYYHYRALGRFLAGVDWTGQPWQPVRDDERGNLRIVGLRTDAQALLWFQDRRNTWHRRLVKKEPARLLEPFAFRLPGLRPGPYRIEWWDTYNGGTITEAQATADGAGLVLQLSPLVKAPDVACRVEPLIERSERKPAW
- a CDS encoding metallophosphoesterase, whose amino-acid sequence is MEHEPVEPAPRPPDYVMDLMARAAAMNEQDPCLRGRLLELPRTGELMATGDLHGNLSNFRRITRIADLGHHPQRHILLQELLHAMYADTPDRSYQLLEEAAIYKTVYPGQVHFLLGNHDIAELCGLEIMKQGRSVLSVFNTALQEAYQFNADVIRKAYNRFLRSLPWAAVTAHGILLCHSLPDGKYVHLFDRALFTQATREADIGRDSPAFRMAWGRDIARPTSAAFAERMGVDLIVCGHHPCQKGYTTPNPHLVVIDSKDAHGAYALLPLDRKLSQQDVVSRIKFLNF
- a CDS encoding ATP-dependent RecD-like DNA helicase, which translates into the protein MSLFKSPEGAESFQGTVERVVFSAPDRAYAVARVRPEGRGGLVTAVGKLLELKEGEVLRLEGRWVTHKTHGRQFEVEHYEVVAPTSARGIQRYLGSGLVPGIGPELAARLVKRFGEATLDVIEHQPERLREVEGIGRKRQQQIIEAYGAQKGLREVMVFLHEYGVSPAVGARIYKTYGSSAISIVRDNPYRLAADIFGVGFRTADRIAANLGIPHDSPQRAAAGVVHALRELGDDGHACYPQRTLAEAASRMLEVPVEQVEAAIEAQRVGGELVVDDAHPLRPVYLPALHAAETGVAQRLAELAATPAPFPPIDAGRAVEWVQRQVRIQLPPGQQDALRKAVASKLTVITGGPGVGKTTVLRCLVEIFQARRLRVALGAPTGRAAKRLAEVTRTDAMTIHRLLKYQPRTSAFEYNERNPLQADVVIVDEASMLDLLLTCHLARALSPQTVLVLVGDVDQLPSVGPGSVLRDVIASGVAAVARLTDIFRQEAHSLIVGNAHRINRGEMPALNGPGEGPARDFFFLERADPEEAAETVLDLVARRLPAAYGLDPVDDIQVLAPMHRGAVGAQALNERLRERLNPAETPGGRGFRPGDKVMQIRNNYDKEVFNGDLGRVLEARPDAGQVIVRLDERELAYGPDELDELVPAYAITIHKSQGCEYPAVVVPILTQHYMMLQRNLLYTAVTRGRRLVVLVGTKRAIAIAVRNDRIRERHSLLRERLANARPHEPFPPED